From one Pontibacillus sp. HMF3514 genomic stretch:
- a CDS encoding carbohydrate ABC transporter permease, giving the protein MSEKSSVTEVLSSKNIAEKKRKSGNAFLKSERRLPYYLLLPTFIILVILTVFPIGYSIVVSFSGFDTFGNSTGFQGLQNYIDIFKSIPFWNALMITLIYTVLAVSLEMFLGFNLALMVSNDGKMMNYLRWFLIIPMMLSPLVVAVVFKLMLNTDMGIINYMLQSLGFSKVNFLGDSMTAFLSLVAVDIWQWTPMCFLILLAGLQSLPKDPFEAAEIDGASKFQIVRFVTLPMLKPIIIVALVIRTMDALRTFDQVFVLTQGGPGRSTETISFLMYRSAMKFSDFGFSSAGLLIVLVVTILISTFLIKLMNRSQAAN; this is encoded by the coding sequence GCTGAGAAAAAAAGAAAAAGTGGAAATGCATTTCTTAAATCGGAAAGAAGATTACCTTATTATCTATTGTTACCAACATTTATTATTTTGGTGATTTTAACCGTTTTCCCTATAGGTTATTCCATTGTTGTATCCTTTTCTGGATTTGATACATTTGGGAACTCAACTGGATTTCAAGGGCTGCAAAACTATATAGATATCTTTAAAAGCATACCTTTTTGGAATGCTTTAATGATTACCTTAATTTACACTGTTTTAGCCGTATCTTTGGAAATGTTTTTAGGTTTTAATCTGGCTTTAATGGTTTCAAATGACGGAAAGATGATGAACTATTTACGCTGGTTTTTAATCATTCCTATGATGCTTTCTCCACTTGTTGTAGCAGTCGTGTTCAAATTAATGCTAAATACAGACATGGGGATCATTAATTATATGCTTCAAAGTCTAGGATTTTCAAAGGTGAATTTCCTTGGAGATTCCATGACAGCCTTTCTTTCGTTGGTTGCAGTTGATATATGGCAATGGACACCAATGTGTTTCCTAATCTTACTAGCAGGGTTGCAGTCTTTACCAAAGGACCCATTTGAGGCCGCAGAAATTGATGGGGCATCAAAGTTTCAGATCGTTCGGTTTGTAACACTTCCTATGTTAAAACCTATCATCATTGTTGCGCTTGTCATTAGAACTATGGATGCGTTGCGTACATTTGACCAAGTTTTCGTCCTAACACAGGGTGGTCCAGGAAGGTCGACTGAAACGATTAGTTTCTTAATGTATCGTTCTGCTATGAAATTCTCTGATTTTGGTTTTTCTTCAGCAGGTCTATTGATTGTTCTCGTAGTCACGATATTGATTTCTACGTTCTTAATTAAACTAATGAATCGTTCTCAAGCAGCGAATTAA
- a CDS encoding carbohydrate ABC transporter permease: MSQAVKPKGEWKTKIFRGVFLTGTIMFIFFPLYWMVITSLKKERELFSDTQTFFPKELTWEYYFDPVNGIFAPGSPFIDFFINSTIVSFTSMLLCVLIGSYAAYSLARFTLKKNRNEKIAFIILTARMLPPIVLVIPLYLIMQKLGLVNTLWAMLIVYTGFNLPFVVWMMKAFFEEVPQSLEESAMIDGYSRIMAFYKIVLPLALPGLVATSIFTVILTWNEFLFSMFLLNSTDVMTLPAGISTFITQYQTNWGALTGAATVSIIPVLVFSFVVQKHLVKGMTLGAVKG, translated from the coding sequence ATGTCTCAAGCTGTAAAACCAAAGGGAGAATGGAAAACTAAAATCTTTCGAGGGGTTTTCTTAACAGGCACAATTATGTTTATTTTCTTTCCACTCTATTGGATGGTCATTACAAGTTTGAAGAAGGAAAGAGAATTATTCTCAGATACTCAAACATTTTTTCCTAAAGAGCTAACTTGGGAATATTATTTCGATCCCGTTAATGGAATTTTTGCACCAGGAAGTCCTTTTATCGATTTCTTTATTAACAGTACCATTGTATCTTTTACATCGATGCTATTGTGCGTGTTAATAGGATCTTATGCAGCATATAGCCTTGCTCGGTTTACATTGAAGAAAAATAGAAATGAAAAAATAGCTTTTATTATTTTAACAGCTAGGATGCTACCCCCTATTGTATTAGTTATTCCGTTGTATTTAATTATGCAGAAGTTAGGTCTCGTTAATACATTGTGGGCTATGCTTATTGTCTATACTGGATTTAATTTACCTTTTGTGGTTTGGATGATGAAAGCATTTTTCGAAGAGGTTCCACAAAGTCTAGAAGAATCTGCTATGATTGACGGTTATTCCAGAATTATGGCGTTTTACAAAATTGTATTACCACTTGCCCTACCTGGTTTAGTAGCAACATCAATCTTCACAGTAATATTGACGTGGAATGAATTTTTATTCAGCATGTTCCTCTTAAACTCTACTGATGTGATGACGTTGCCAGCGGGTATATCTACCTTTATTACACAATATCAAACCAATTGGGGTGCATTAACGGGTGCTGCCACCGTTTCTATCATTCCGGTATTAGTGTTCTCGTTTGTTGTTCAGAAACACCTTGTTAAAGGGATGACTTTAGGTGCAGTAAAAGGATAA
- the iolG gene encoding inositol 2-dehydrogenase — protein MSKEKAVVAIIGGGRIGQLHADHALKSDKVELKTLADINLEGLRGTKYEENIPILTTDTETIFNDSTIDAVFICSSTDTHLTYIKRATQTGKHIFCEKPISFNVEETREVLQLVKISGVKFQVGFNRRYDKHFRKVYETIRDGKVGNPHVIKVTSRDPEPPPEEYIKRSGGMFMDMTIHDFDMVRFLSGSEVKDITVKAANLVDPKFGRNGDVDTAIITLTFQDGSLGVIDNSREAVYGYDQRIEVFGDQGVVSADNESPTNVQISTKDIVSIDHPKYFFIERYLDAYIEELDEFITSILENKTLLTTGEDGLKAEMLAKAAQISWEEKRTVQLEELEKVVQ, from the coding sequence TTGTCAAAAGAAAAAGCCGTTGTCGCTATTATTGGTGGAGGAAGAATAGGACAATTACATGCTGACCACGCATTAAAATCCGACAAAGTTGAATTGAAAACCTTGGCAGATATTAATCTAGAAGGCTTAAGAGGTACAAAATACGAAGAAAACATCCCCATTCTAACAACTGATACAGAAACGATTTTTAACGATTCTACTATTGATGCAGTATTTATTTGCTCTAGTACAGATACACATTTAACTTACATCAAAAGAGCTACACAAACAGGGAAACATATTTTCTGTGAAAAGCCGATTAGCTTTAATGTTGAAGAAACACGAGAAGTTCTACAATTAGTCAAAATCTCTGGTGTCAAGTTTCAAGTTGGTTTTAACCGCCGATATGACAAACATTTCAGGAAAGTATATGAAACAATACGTGATGGAAAAGTAGGAAACCCTCATGTGATTAAGGTTACATCTCGTGATCCAGAACCACCCCCAGAGGAATATATTAAACGTTCGGGTGGCATGTTTATGGATATGACCATTCACGACTTTGATATGGTCCGTTTTCTTTCAGGGAGTGAAGTAAAAGATATCACTGTAAAAGCTGCTAATTTAGTGGATCCAAAATTTGGGCGTAACGGTGATGTGGATACAGCTATTATAACCTTAACGTTTCAAGATGGTTCACTAGGCGTGATTGACAATAGTCGCGAAGCAGTTTATGGGTATGATCAACGAATTGAAGTATTTGGTGATCAAGGTGTTGTGTCTGCTGACAATGAATCCCCAACAAATGTGCAAATTAGTACTAAAGATATCGTGTCTATCGATCATCCAAAATACTTTTTCATAGAGCGTTATCTAGACGCTTACATTGAGGAACTTGATGAATTTATCACTTCCATATTAGAAAATAAAACGTTACTAACCACTGGGGAAGATGGGTTAAAAGCAGAAATGTTGGCAAAAGCAGCGCAAATATCCTGGGAAGAAAAGCGTACCGTTCAGTTAGAAGAACTGGAAAAGGTTGTTCAGTAG
- the iolB gene encoding 5-deoxy-glucuronate isomerase: MANLTVKPNERDQEGKILSVTPETAGWDYVGFDVHVLRQGEDISKLTNDKEVCLVLLSGKATVNTKNDTFAEIGERKNVFEKIPPYSVYIPSNDEYTVTAHTEVELAVCSAPGKGNYEARLISPSDVGVADRGHGKMSRKIHNILPEQEPADSLLVVEVYTPDGNTSSYPPHKHDTDNLPNESYLEETYYHKINPEQGFVFQRVYNDDRSLDEALSVENCNVVLVPEGYHPVSSVPGYESYYLNVMAGPTRAWKFHNDPDHEWLFKNVMETK, encoded by the coding sequence ATGGCGAACTTAACTGTAAAGCCGAACGAAAGGGATCAAGAGGGAAAAATCCTATCTGTAACTCCAGAAACAGCAGGGTGGGATTATGTAGGCTTTGATGTACATGTTTTAAGGCAAGGAGAGGATATATCAAAGCTAACGAACGATAAAGAAGTTTGCCTCGTGTTATTAAGTGGCAAGGCAACTGTAAACACAAAAAATGATACTTTTGCAGAAATTGGAGAACGGAAGAATGTTTTCGAGAAAATTCCTCCATATTCCGTATATATTCCAAGTAATGACGAATACACAGTAACGGCACATACAGAAGTAGAATTAGCTGTATGCTCTGCTCCAGGTAAAGGCAACTATGAGGCTCGATTAATTTCCCCATCTGATGTAGGGGTAGCAGATCGAGGGCATGGTAAAATGTCTAGAAAAATTCATAATATCTTACCAGAGCAAGAACCAGCGGATAGTTTATTAGTGGTTGAGGTGTACACTCCTGATGGTAATACTTCTAGCTATCCTCCTCATAAGCATGATACGGACAATTTACCGAATGAATCTTATTTAGAAGAAACCTATTATCATAAAATTAACCCAGAGCAAGGGTTTGTATTTCAAAGGGTCTATAACGACGATCGTAGTCTAGATGAAGCTTTAAGTGTAGAAAATTGTAATGTAGTCCTTGTACCAGAAGGATATCACCCTGTCTCTTCAGTACCAGGGTATGAATCCTACTATTTAAATGTAATGGCTGGGCCAACCCGAGCATGGAAGTTTCACAATGATCCAGATCACGAGTGGTTATTTAAAAATGTTATGGAAACAAAATAG
- the iolC gene encoding 5-dehydro-2-deoxygluconokinase, with product MYDLNFKQDRPIDLIGVGRLCIDLNTNQINTPMEETVSFTKYVGGSPANIAIGASRLGLKSGFIGKVSDDQMGRFITKYLDDNNIDTSGVSIDDTGAVTGLAFTEIKSPEDCSILMYRDNVADLKLDTAEVSEDYIKQSKSILISGTALSASPSREAVFLALEYARKHGVVVVFDLDYRPYSWNSEQETATYFNLAAEKCDVIIGTRDEFDVMEQFEGDKQSSDRDTAQKWFDHHAEIVVIKHGGEGSIAYTKSGFSHKGDIFKTKVLKTFGAGDSYASAFIYGLLNQWDIPSAMEFGSASASIVISKHSCSEAMPTKNEIDTFIDSAVKAR from the coding sequence ATGTACGATCTCAACTTTAAGCAAGATCGTCCAATCGATTTAATAGGTGTAGGTCGACTATGTATTGATTTAAATACAAATCAAATAAATACACCAATGGAAGAGACGGTTTCTTTTACTAAATATGTTGGTGGGTCTCCTGCTAATATCGCCATCGGAGCTTCTCGACTTGGTCTTAAAAGTGGGTTTATTGGTAAAGTCTCAGATGACCAAATGGGAAGGTTTATTACAAAGTATTTAGATGACAACAATATTGATACTTCAGGTGTTTCTATTGATGACACCGGTGCGGTAACAGGGCTTGCTTTTACAGAAATCAAAAGTCCTGAAGACTGTAGTATTCTCATGTATCGAGATAATGTAGCTGATTTAAAACTAGATACAGCTGAAGTCTCAGAGGACTATATTAAACAATCTAAATCCATTTTAATTTCGGGTACAGCTCTTTCAGCAAGTCCTTCTAGAGAAGCAGTCTTTCTTGCACTCGAGTACGCTAGAAAACATGGGGTAGTGGTTGTGTTCGATTTGGATTATCGTCCGTATTCATGGAATTCAGAACAAGAAACTGCAACGTATTTTAATTTAGCAGCTGAAAAGTGCGACGTCATCATTGGAACAAGAGATGAATTTGATGTAATGGAACAATTCGAAGGAGATAAGCAATCTTCTGATCGGGATACTGCGCAAAAGTGGTTCGACCATCATGCTGAAATTGTTGTCATTAAACATGGGGGAGAAGGTTCAATTGCCTATACGAAATCTGGTTTTTCTCATAAAGGTGACATTTTCAAAACAAAGGTACTAAAAACCTTTGGAGCAGGTGATTCATATGCTTCAGCTTTTATATACGGTTTGTTAAATCAATGGGATATACCTAGTGCGATGGAGTTTGGAAGTGCCTCGGCATCTATTGTT